In Brevibacterium zhoupengii, the following are encoded in one genomic region:
- a CDS encoding alkaline phosphatase family protein has protein sequence MPDATTSSLTGPPDYSGPILSDVVPAAALSLGAGEIFDDTARTRARSLGLDRESRTTIVVLIDGMGESQLRQYSGYTPFFRSLASSRRTLSTGFPSTTANSLSSLATGRLPGGHGVVGYRVLDPAKDAVFNQLTWDLDVDPVSWVPDATLFERLTDADVDVVSLGEAKFAGRGLNRASLRGGRFRASKTLEERCAQAIEEAKAPGRRLVYLYWGNLDKTGHVHGSNSSQWTEELEHVDLALSQLANGLPADSTMVVTADHGMVDIDHTLRLDLADVPALRSGVRHVGGEPRAIHLYAEDGAAADVYSTWTETVGDRALILSRDEAIRRGYFGPVDPRFRQRIGDFMIICRDEFAIVDSDNESASAIALIGHHGSTTERELQIPLLVV, from the coding sequence ATGCCAGATGCGACAACCTCATCCCTGACGGGGCCGCCCGACTATTCCGGGCCCATCCTCTCCGACGTGGTCCCGGCTGCGGCGCTCAGCCTCGGCGCGGGTGAGATCTTCGACGACACGGCACGGACTCGGGCCCGGTCCCTGGGCCTTGACCGTGAGTCGCGGACGACGATCGTCGTCCTCATCGACGGTATGGGGGAGAGCCAGCTGCGCCAGTACAGCGGCTACACCCCCTTCTTCCGTTCCTTAGCGTCCTCGCGGCGCACCCTGTCCACCGGGTTTCCCTCGACGACCGCGAACTCCCTGTCTTCGCTGGCCACGGGACGTCTGCCCGGTGGCCACGGCGTCGTCGGGTATCGCGTCCTCGACCCGGCCAAGGATGCTGTGTTCAACCAGCTGACCTGGGACCTCGATGTCGACCCTGTCTCCTGGGTGCCCGATGCGACCCTGTTCGAACGCCTCACAGACGCCGATGTCGATGTGGTCAGCCTCGGGGAGGCGAAGTTCGCCGGACGCGGCCTCAACCGGGCCTCCCTGCGCGGAGGACGGTTCCGTGCCTCGAAGACGCTTGAAGAGCGCTGCGCTCAGGCCATCGAAGAGGCGAAGGCTCCCGGCCGTCGGCTCGTCTATCTCTACTGGGGCAACCTCGACAAGACCGGACACGTCCACGGTTCCAACTCCTCGCAGTGGACCGAGGAACTCGAACACGTCGACCTGGCTCTGTCCCAGCTGGCTAACGGCCTCCCGGCGGATTCGACGATGGTCGTCACTGCTGACCACGGAATGGTCGACATCGACCACACTCTGCGCCTCGACCTGGCCGATGTCCCAGCGCTGCGTTCGGGCGTCAGGCATGTCGGCGGCGAACCGCGGGCAATCCATCTCTATGCCGAGGACGGTGCCGCGGCCGATGTCTACTCGACCTGGACCGAGACAGTGGGGGACCGGGCACTCATCCTCAGCCGCGACGAGGCCATCCGGCGAGGCTATTTCGGTCCCGTCGACCCGCGGTTCCGGCAGCGCATCGGGGACTTCATGATCATCTGCCGCGACGAATTCGCCATCGTCGATTCGGACAACGAATCCGCCTCCGCAATCGCGCTCATCGGACACCACGGTTCGACGACCGAACGCGAGCTGCAGATTCCCCTGCTCGTGGTGTGA
- a CDS encoding methyltransferase, with the protein MTPFEWTEDGARRSASWHSENQSPAPAQVTVVSDDITADAAYRLARSGTGLLWRGDYHNGRQLLQAMDRRFKRHSERRGGGQRGGGSRRDGTRGATGTRGATGTRGAAGNHGPAGTDGDLSAVGAFEAQRRYIADRARLLGALIIELDEDYVLDLRRAPDVSLACEAAYGPSTGPMCVSLTELNGVLSAYQWQLKGVSIPALGADIHPRYGVFSPIRGEYVDLVAQTPFPETEPASDASSTPESAAPQTAFDLGTGTGVLAAVLLRRGVERVVATDINPRAVACAEENLERLGLASAAEVVEADLFPSARADLIVCNPPWLPARPTSALEAGIYDAGSYVLHRFIDDLAVHLNPAGEGWLILSDLAERLGLRSREALLERITAAGLSVHDRHDTTPRHPRASDTTDELHRARGAEVTSLWRLRLAT; encoded by the coding sequence TTGACCCCGTTTGAGTGGACCGAGGACGGTGCCCGACGATCGGCGAGCTGGCATTCGGAGAACCAGTCCCCAGCCCCGGCGCAGGTCACGGTCGTCAGCGACGACATCACCGCCGATGCCGCCTACCGACTGGCACGCTCGGGGACCGGGCTGCTGTGGCGCGGCGACTATCACAACGGGCGTCAGCTGCTGCAGGCGATGGACCGCCGCTTCAAACGCCACAGTGAACGCCGCGGCGGCGGTCAGCGAGGTGGCGGCAGCCGACGTGACGGCACGCGCGGAGCAACTGGCACGCGTGGAGCAACTGGCACGCGCGGAGCGGCCGGCAATCACGGACCAGCAGGGACTGACGGCGACCTCAGTGCAGTGGGAGCCTTCGAGGCGCAGCGTCGCTACATCGCCGACCGAGCCCGTCTTCTCGGTGCCCTCATCATCGAACTCGACGAGGACTACGTGCTCGACCTGCGTCGCGCCCCCGATGTCAGCCTGGCCTGTGAGGCCGCCTACGGCCCGTCGACAGGGCCCATGTGCGTTTCGCTGACCGAGTTGAACGGGGTGCTCAGCGCCTACCAATGGCAGCTCAAGGGCGTGTCCATTCCCGCACTCGGTGCCGACATCCACCCGCGCTACGGTGTGTTCTCCCCGATCCGCGGCGAATACGTCGACCTGGTCGCCCAAACACCCTTTCCCGAGACTGAACCAGCCTCTGATGCTTCGTCCACACCAGAGTCAGCAGCACCGCAGACGGCCTTCGACCTCGGCACGGGCACCGGCGTGCTCGCCGCAGTACTGCTGCGCCGCGGAGTCGAACGGGTCGTGGCCACGGACATCAATCCACGTGCGGTGGCCTGTGCCGAAGAGAATCTGGAGCGACTGGGTCTGGCTTCGGCCGCCGAGGTGGTCGAAGCCGACCTCTTCCCGTCAGCTCGGGCCGATCTCATCGTGTGCAACCCGCCGTGGCTGCCTGCCCGTCCGACCTCTGCCCTCGAAGCCGGCATCTACGACGCGGGATCCTATGTGCTCCACCGCTTCATCGACGATTTGGCCGTGCACCTGAACCCGGCGGGCGAGGGCTGGCTGATTCTGTCCGATCTGGCCGAACGTCTGGGTCTGAGAAGCCGAGAAGCGCTGCTCGAGCGCATCACCGCTGCGGGCCTGAGCGTCCACGATCGACACGATACGACCCCGCGCCACCCCCGAGCCTCGGACACCACCGACGAACTCCACAGGGCCCGCGGCGCCGAAGTCACCTCGCTGTGGCGTCTGCGCCTGGCCACCTGA
- a CDS encoding 5-(carboxyamino)imidazole ribonucleotide synthase has protein sequence MANVTFPRVGVIGGGQLARMLAPAAEALGIRFSVLAETADAPATQVISEVSVGDYTDFATLKAFAETVDVVTFDHEHVPPEHLQALAEAGHAIRPGPQALIFAQDKILMRRRMDELGLPNPAWAEITSRGDIEAFADRVGYPFILKTPRGGYDGKGVRVIDTLDEAATWLEEVGQLLAEEKVDFTRELAVMVGRSPMGQTAVWPVVETWQQDGVCKEAVAPAPGLAPEKSKEITEAILKVAGALDVTGVMAMELFETADGFLINEFAMRPHNTGHWTQDGAVTSQFEQHLRAVLDLPLGSPAAREDVSVMVNILGANHEDLYHPYLHVMAHDPAIKVHLYGKGVRPGRKVGHVNAYGRDAALVLARARHAADFIAGVDVDPHPQMPAPTDLDANAEPSTDDADSSGATRDERD, from the coding sequence ATGGCGAACGTGACTTTTCCTCGTGTTGGTGTCATTGGCGGCGGCCAATTGGCACGTATGCTTGCCCCTGCCGCAGAAGCCCTCGGCATCCGCTTCTCAGTTCTCGCTGAGACCGCGGACGCCCCGGCCACCCAGGTCATCAGTGAGGTGAGTGTCGGGGACTATACAGACTTCGCGACCCTCAAAGCCTTCGCTGAGACCGTGGACGTGGTGACCTTCGACCATGAGCATGTTCCTCCGGAACATCTCCAGGCCCTCGCCGAGGCGGGTCATGCGATCCGTCCGGGACCGCAGGCCCTCATCTTCGCTCAGGACAAGATCCTCATGCGTCGGCGCATGGACGAACTCGGACTGCCGAACCCTGCCTGGGCAGAGATCACCTCCCGTGGGGACATCGAAGCCTTCGCCGACCGGGTCGGGTACCCCTTCATCCTCAAAACACCTCGCGGCGGCTATGACGGCAAGGGCGTGCGCGTCATCGACACCCTTGACGAGGCTGCGACCTGGCTGGAGGAGGTCGGGCAGCTGCTGGCCGAAGAGAAGGTCGACTTCACCCGCGAACTCGCCGTGATGGTCGGACGCTCTCCGATGGGCCAGACCGCGGTATGGCCCGTCGTGGAGACCTGGCAGCAGGACGGGGTGTGCAAAGAGGCAGTCGCACCGGCACCGGGACTGGCACCCGAGAAGTCCAAGGAGATCACCGAGGCGATCCTCAAGGTGGCCGGGGCCCTCGACGTCACCGGCGTGATGGCCATGGAGCTCTTCGAGACCGCGGACGGATTCCTCATCAACGAATTCGCCATGCGTCCCCACAACACCGGACACTGGACCCAAGACGGGGCCGTGACAAGCCAGTTCGAACAGCACCTGCGCGCGGTCCTCGACCTGCCTCTGGGCAGCCCCGCGGCCCGAGAGGACGTGTCCGTGATGGTCAACATCCTCGGCGCAAACCACGAGGACCTCTACCATCCCTATCTCCATGTGATGGCCCATGACCCCGCGATCAAGGTCCACCTCTACGGCAAGGGTGTGCGTCCGGGGCGCAAGGTCGGCCACGTCAACGCCTACGGGCGCGATGCCGCTCTCGTGCTCGCTCGTGCCCGCCATGCGGCGGACTTCATCGCCGGCGTCGACGTCGATCCGCACCCGCAGATGCCGGCTCCGACCGACCTCGACGCCAACGCCGAACCGTCGACCGACGACGCCGACAGCAGCGGTGCCACCCGCGACGAAAGGGACTGA
- the purE gene encoding 5-(carboxyamino)imidazole ribonucleotide mutase: MSTDDGNSGVASARGPANSGPAVVGIVMGSDSDWPTMKAAAEALDDLGIDSTAEVVSAHRMPEDMVEWAKTAADRGLRVIIAGAGGAAHLPGMIASMTSLPVIGVPVPLKYLDGMDSLLSIVQMPGGVPVATVSIGGAKNAGLLAARILGAGDTDTAAQIRHRLDEHRTSLRQVALDKGQALRR; the protein is encoded by the coding sequence ATGTCGACAGATGATGGGAACTCAGGGGTCGCCTCGGCGAGGGGACCGGCGAACTCCGGGCCCGCCGTAGTCGGAATCGTCATGGGCTCAGACTCGGACTGGCCGACGATGAAGGCCGCAGCAGAGGCGCTCGACGACCTGGGCATCGACTCCACCGCCGAGGTTGTCTCCGCTCACCGCATGCCCGAAGACATGGTCGAATGGGCCAAGACCGCGGCCGACCGCGGCCTGCGCGTCATCATCGCCGGCGCCGGGGGAGCGGCACACCTGCCCGGAATGATCGCCTCAATGACCTCACTGCCGGTCATCGGTGTGCCGGTCCCACTGAAGTACCTCGACGGAATGGACTCGCTGCTGTCCATCGTGCAGATGCCCGGTGGAGTCCCAGTGGCCACCGTCTCGATCGGCGGGGCGAAGAACGCGGGCCTCCTGGCGGCCCGCATCCTCGGCGCCGGCGACACCGACACCGCGGCGCAGATCCGGCACCGTCTCGATGAGCACCGGACGTCGCTGCGGCAGGTCGCTCTCGACAAAGGGCAGGCACTGCGGCGATAA
- a CDS encoding acyl-CoA dehydrogenase family protein, giving the protein MFDLYQPSEEHEEIRAAVRNVVEKKITPFAAEVDADSRYPQEAHDALVETDFFAAHIPEEHGGMGADALAVAIIIEEVARGCASSSLIPAVNKLGSMPVQLGGSEEIKAKYFPQVARGEAGFSYGLSEREAGSDTASMKTRAVAEGDDWILNGVKTWITNAGVSEYYTVMAVTDPEGARGRNISAFVVEKSDEGFTFGEKERKLGIKGSPTRELLFDNVRLPGDRIIGDPGEGLKIALRTLDHTRVTIAAQAVGIAQGALDYAIGYVKERQQFGKNIAENQAIQFMLADMGMKLEAARQLTYTAAAKSQRMDEDLTYFGAAAKAFASDAAMEITTDAVQLLGGAGYVVDHPVERMMRDAKITQIYEGTNQIQRMVMGRKLTA; this is encoded by the coding sequence ATGTTCGACCTCTACCAGCCCAGCGAAGAACACGAAGAGATTCGCGCCGCCGTGCGCAACGTCGTCGAGAAGAAGATCACCCCCTTTGCCGCCGAGGTCGACGCCGATTCCCGCTATCCGCAGGAAGCCCACGACGCACTGGTTGAGACCGACTTCTTTGCCGCACACATTCCCGAAGAGCACGGCGGCATGGGTGCCGATGCACTGGCCGTGGCCATCATCATCGAAGAGGTCGCGCGTGGCTGCGCCTCGTCCTCGCTCATTCCGGCCGTGAACAAGCTCGGCAGCATGCCCGTCCAGCTCGGGGGCAGCGAAGAGATCAAGGCGAAGTACTTCCCGCAGGTCGCCCGCGGCGAGGCCGGATTCTCCTATGGTCTCTCCGAGCGTGAAGCAGGGTCCGACACGGCCTCGATGAAGACTCGTGCCGTCGCCGAGGGCGATGACTGGATCCTCAACGGCGTGAAGACCTGGATCACGAACGCCGGTGTCTCCGAGTACTACACGGTCATGGCTGTGACCGACCCCGAGGGTGCGCGCGGTCGCAACATCTCCGCCTTCGTCGTGGAGAAATCCGATGAAGGATTCACCTTCGGCGAGAAGGAGCGCAAGCTCGGCATCAAGGGCTCACCGACACGTGAGCTCCTCTTCGACAATGTCCGTCTCCCCGGTGACCGCATCATCGGTGATCCCGGCGAGGGGCTGAAGATCGCCCTGCGGACACTCGACCACACTCGCGTGACGATTGCCGCACAGGCCGTGGGCATCGCACAGGGTGCACTCGACTACGCGATCGGCTACGTCAAGGAACGCCAGCAGTTCGGCAAGAACATCGCCGAGAACCAGGCCATTCAGTTCATGCTCGCCGATATGGGCATGAAGCTCGAAGCCGCCCGCCAGCTCACCTACACCGCGGCAGCCAAGAGCCAGCGTATGGACGAGGACCTCACGTACTTCGGTGCGGCGGCGAAGGCCTTCGCCTCGGATGCGGCCATGGAGATCACGACCGACGCCGTGCAGCTGCTCGGCGGGGCCGGCTACGTCGTCGACCACCCGGTCGAGCGGATGATGCGCGATGCGAAGATCACACAGATCTACGAAGGCACGAATCAGATTCAGCGCATGGTGATGGGACGCAAGCTCACCGCCTGA
- a CDS encoding LCP family protein encodes MAETRYVDPIHHPSYASQPTRDVRAWILLLITVLIPGGVQLLFRSRRWAKVSLSITAISWILAIIALVVIIIDKKFLFTLGTNPILLTFLIIWLPVIAINWIVCLFDTLRRIKLVTLSARARKRFLAAFCALVLIVVGPLAWGTTLLDSQRGLMSDLFSSGKAAKPVDGRYNILLLGSDAGKGRTGIRPDSLSLVSIDAKTGKTVIVGLPRNMENVPFPKDSPLHKYYPQGYNCGDECLLNAVFQQGEQHKDEFENPKRAGEQATMDAASAITGLEVQYFAMVNLKGFENLIDSLGGITLVSGKRVPISSKVDPTTGEHGPVKGWIEPGKQKLDGYHALWFARSREFSSDYERMIRQRCVQTAMVKQLDPATVLTRYQEIAKATPGALATDIPSSEVDDFVDLALKVKSQKIESLDLTPPNVTPSDPDFDAARTLVADTIEESSKDAEKDKGAQTAPGGSAGAVAGVNASLSTAGTVGGTNTQISAQGSAEGGSDEDKESAEREICYVP; translated from the coding sequence GTGGCCGAAACGAGATACGTCGACCCCATCCATCACCCGTCGTATGCCTCACAGCCGACGCGTGATGTGCGGGCGTGGATTCTTCTCCTGATCACCGTGCTCATCCCGGGGGGAGTGCAGCTGCTGTTCCGGTCTCGCCGCTGGGCAAAGGTCTCACTGTCGATCACCGCGATCAGTTGGATTCTCGCGATCATCGCGCTCGTGGTGATCATCATCGACAAAAAGTTCCTGTTCACGCTCGGCACGAACCCGATCCTGCTGACGTTCCTCATCATCTGGCTTCCGGTCATCGCGATCAATTGGATCGTGTGCCTCTTCGACACGCTGCGCCGGATCAAGCTGGTCACGCTCTCGGCAAGAGCCCGCAAACGCTTCCTCGCCGCATTCTGTGCTCTCGTGCTCATCGTGGTGGGCCCCTTGGCCTGGGGCACGACGCTGCTGGACTCCCAGCGTGGGCTGATGTCCGACCTCTTCTCCTCGGGCAAGGCGGCGAAGCCCGTCGACGGACGCTACAACATCCTTCTGCTCGGTTCTGACGCGGGCAAGGGGCGCACCGGCATCCGCCCGGATTCGCTGTCCCTTGTCTCCATCGATGCGAAGACGGGCAAGACCGTCATCGTCGGACTGCCGCGCAATATGGAGAACGTGCCGTTCCCCAAGGACTCACCGCTGCACAAGTACTACCCGCAGGGGTACAACTGCGGGGACGAATGCCTGCTCAACGCCGTCTTCCAGCAGGGCGAGCAGCACAAGGACGAGTTCGAGAATCCGAAACGGGCCGGCGAGCAGGCCACGATGGATGCCGCCTCGGCGATCACCGGACTCGAAGTCCAGTACTTCGCCATGGTCAACCTCAAGGGATTCGAGAACCTCATCGACTCTCTGGGCGGCATCACCCTCGTCTCCGGCAAGCGTGTGCCGATCTCATCAAAGGTCGATCCGACCACCGGCGAACACGGTCCGGTCAAGGGCTGGATCGAACCGGGCAAGCAGAAGCTCGACGGGTACCACGCCTTGTGGTTCGCCCGTTCGCGTGAGTTCTCCAGCGACTACGAGCGCATGATCCGGCAGCGCTGTGTCCAGACCGCGATGGTCAAGCAGCTTGACCCCGCCACGGTGCTCACCCGATACCAGGAGATCGCCAAGGCCACTCCAGGTGCCCTGGCCACGGACATTCCCTCCTCCGAGGTCGACGACTTCGTGGACCTGGCGCTGAAGGTGAAGTCGCAGAAGATCGAGTCGCTTGACCTCACTCCGCCCAACGTGACACCATCTGATCCTGATTTCGACGCCGCCCGGACCTTGGTTGCGGACACCATTGAAGAGTCGTCCAAAGACGCTGAGAAGGACAAGGGCGCTCAGACGGCACCCGGCGGCTCTGCCGGAGCCGTTGCCGGGGTCAACGCAAGTCTTTCGACGGCTGGGACCGTCGGCGGAACCAACACGCAGATCAGTGCGCAGGGCAGTGCCGAAGGTGGCTCTGACGAGGACAAAGAGAGCGCGGAGAGAGAAATCTGCTACGTGCCCTGA